One window from the genome of Cryptomeria japonica chromosome 6, Sugi_1.0, whole genome shotgun sequence encodes:
- the LOC131876738 gene encoding RING-H2 finger protein ATL74-like, whose product MDELSVIDIVCIGTLIGAVLLALCILVLGLRRNYSSTRATHSQDSLGLQALENSSNEDSEGLERHVLEALPVFEYKSHDGDQCAVCLSEFGGTERAKLLPNCNHYFHKDCIDIWFRLHTSCPVCRTRVQPNSSSSFVDMEKVIHHQKEYRSINRHNPFLSDPEYSMQSRRLQFCSDEAYGTKDVNNGFVTRFIRCPPALKISKVVCIETLQGSD is encoded by the exons ATGGACGAGTTATCAGTGATAGACATAGTATGCATAGGTACACTTATTGGAGCTGTTTTACTAGCTCTTTGTATCCTTGTATTAGGCCTGAGAAGAAATTACTCCTCTACCAGAGCCACCCATAGTCAAGACTCTTTGGGTTTGCAGGCATTGGAGAATTCCTCAAATGAGGACTCTGAGGGCTTGGAGAGACATGTATTGGAGGCTCTGCCAGTGTTTGAGTACAAATCACATGATGGGGACCAGTGTGCAGTCTGTCTTTCTGAATTTGGAGGTACTGAAAGAGCAAAGCTATTGCCCAACTGCAATCACTACTTTCATAAAGATTGTATAGATATATGGTTTCGTTTGCACACTTCTTGCCCTGTTTGTAGAACCAGAGTGCAGCCCAATTCATCTTCAAGCTTTGTGGACATGGAGAAAG TAATTCATCATCAAAAAGAATATAGATCTATCAATCGCCATAACCCTTTCTTGAGCGATCCAGAGTATTCAATGCAAAGCAGACGTTTACAGTTCTGTAGTGATGAGGCTTATGGAACAAAAGATGTCAACAATGGTTTTGTCACACGGTTTATACGATGCCCACCTGCATTGAAGATATCTAAGGTCGTTTGTATTGAGACACTCCAAGGTAGCGATTAG